The nucleotide sequence GCTGAGATGTCTCCAAAAAGCTGCAAATCCGGCACTGACAGAATTGCATGGATAATCAAGAAAATGCCTGATATTAGAGAAGATGACATTATCATCAATGTGCAGGGAGATGAGCCTTTAGTAAATCCAAAAGCTATTAAAAAGCTTATAAAAACGATATTGTGTGACGTACATGTCGTTATGGCAAGTTTAATGACTAAAATATCTAATATTAATGAATTGATGGATTCAGGCATAAATAAAGTAGTGGTAGATAAAAACAATTTTGCACTGTACTTTTCTCACTCCCCTATCCCATTTTCAAGGGATAAATTGAAGAATCTAAACACTAAACTAATTCTTGGGACAACGGACATATTCTATAAACACTTAGGAATATACGCCTACAGAAAACATTTCTTATTAAAGTATGCCAAAATGCCTCAAACCTATCTTGAAAAGATTGAAAAACTTGAACAGCTTAGAGTTCTTGAACATGGTTATAGAATAAAAATGGCGGAAACAGAATTCGACTCAATGAGTATTGATACTCCGGCAGATTTAAGAAAGATCCGGGAAATTCTTTCCTGAAAAATTTCTAATGTAAACTTTTCCTCTTTTTTCTCGTCTAATATAATAAATAGAAAATCTCAGGGCGGAAAGGAGGGATGAAGAAGTAGAAGTCCTAGAATTAAAAAAATGCGAATCAAGTATTAAAAGGAGGAAAATGATCATGGCAAAAAAGTATATTATTCTAATAACAATAGGTTTTGTCTTACTGGCTGGGTTGAATTTTCAGGGCATCTTTATCTATAGGGAACTCGCCAAAATTACAAAATCCAATGCTACAAGAGCAGAGCATCCTTCTAAAAGAAAATCCCGTATGCCACAAGCAAAAAGATACGACAGGGGCACTTTTGAGAAGGGCAGAGTTCCCATGACCACAAAAAGAGAAATTGAGCAACTCAAAAAACTAAGAGAAGAAAATCCCGAAAAATTTCAACAGCTAATGAAAAAACGAAGAGCAAAGCTTAAAGAGAAACTTGCCTATCTCAAAGAACATGACCCTGAAAAATTCGCACAGCTTCAGAATAAATTTCAAAACGCAAGGACGAAAAGACTAAAGGAATTAAAACATACAGATCCTGAAGCTTTTCGTAAGGAAATAGACAAATTAAAACAGCTGAAAAACAATATAGAGAAAAATATTGAAAAGCTGGAAGAAGAATCTGAGCATAAGTAAACCCTGATTATATGGTCTGTGAAGATAGCCAAACAATAAAAGAAGCAAAGGCAGGCAAAGAGTCTGCCTTTGCTCAACTAATAGAGAAATATATGAAAAAAACCTATAGTATGGCATACGCCCTTACTGGAAA is from bacterium and encodes:
- the kdsB gene encoding 3-deoxy-manno-octulosonate cytidylyltransferase, producing the protein QGVIHIMHRINKKKKFDQKEKITTTNLNKIGHFYFGKNRTFLFWLDSNAFPACQNQCIMIAYTVMKSHKPKIIAIIPARYASTRLPGKVLKDICGKPMIQHVYEIVSNVKFIQETIIATDDKRILRVAQKFGANAEMSPKSCKSGTDRIAWIIKKMPDIREDDIIINVQGDEPLVNPKAIKKLIKTILCDVHVVMASLMTKISNINELMDSGINKVVVDKNNFALYFSHSPIPFSRDKLKNLNTKLILGTTDIFYKHLGIYAYRKHFLLKYAKMPQTYLEKIEKLEQLRVLEHGYRIKMAETEFDSMSIDTPADLRKIREILS